In Candidatus Trichorickettsia mobilis, one genomic interval encodes:
- a CDS encoding helix-turn-helix domain-containing protein: MSNKETGRHKIVFNDEQIAKVEDLARNLTIQQIADYFGICERTFREIRDRDFAVFTAYKKGKAKSIEHVASKLMENINKNDTTSIIFYLKTQAGWSEKQDLNVTTKDVTPKPMKVVVNFSKPPEIANLSADEVDKNLD, encoded by the coding sequence ATGAGTAATAAAGAAACAGGAAGACATAAGATTGTTTTTAACGATGAGCAAATAGCTAAGGTTGAAGATTTAGCAAGAAACTTAACAATACAACAAATAGCAGATTATTTCGGTATATGCGAAAGGACTTTTAGAGAGATTAGAGATAGAGATTTCGCCGTTTTTACCGCCTATAAAAAAGGAAAAGCAAAAAGTATTGAGCATGTAGCTAGTAAATTAATGGAAAACATCAACAAGAACGATACTACATCCATAATATTTTACCTAAAAACTCAAGCTGGCTGGTCTGAAAAACAAGACCTTAACGTAACTACTAAGGACGTAACGCCTAAGCCGATGAAAGTAGTGGTCAATTTTAGTAAACCACCTGAAATAGCTAACTTAAGTGCAGACGAAGTCGATAAGAATTTAGATTAA
- a CDS encoding type II toxin-antitoxin system PemK/MazF family toxin produces the protein MIYNKFDIVKVSFPFTDKAASKKRPALVISSSEYQINYEHCILAMITSTKQTSWKDDINIVNLEVAGLPSASKIRLKIFSLDCSLILAKLGCLADEEVKSIIEKLKKYI, from the coding sequence GTGATTTATAATAAATTTGATATAGTAAAGGTTTCTTTTCCTTTTACCGATAAAGCAGCTAGTAAAAAAAGACCTGCGTTAGTTATTTCTTCAAGCGAATATCAAATAAATTACGAACACTGTATACTCGCTATGATTACAAGTACTAAACAAACAAGTTGGAAAGACGATATAAACATTGTAAATCTTGAAGTTGCTGGTCTTCCTTCCGCTTCTAAAATAAGACTAAAAATCTTCTCACTGGATTGTAGCCTTATACTAGCTAAATTAGGCTGTTTAGCCGATGAAGAAGTAAAGTCTATAATAGAAAAATTAAAGAAGTATATTTAA
- a CDS encoding DUF927 domain-containing protein, whose translation MANLSNIQKETITTEENLTPEEIQELIHPSEDEPNAQHPLTKRFYLAEDVVGKQIEGIPLITIDSTKDYNEKFGCVPDYYFSYFNGNGDFVFYITRYNKENTKSGKKETRPLRFNKDKNKWWKSLNKEETRPLYNLLELKQRPNAKVIVVEGELKAEIAKDLFPECVIVASSFGGKAFSKTDWSELKNREVVIAPDNDKTGTEYGEAVIKQLKKNRAAKIELLLPKTLGQYIIQNNKWVKRDGEVPPKYDVANAVADGWTRELVQKAMVEFRSFFTPIVTNEFIEDTENVYENEEVLRLGNYTFKLGGKTLFLEHIIKEKPLYDAGGNINDLGLVIKTKQVWIPLSGHVKVTHLIRDIESNNWGLLVNMIDIDGREKDIVIHKKDLATDKSTMELLLGRGLRINKLKKVVGNLLMGEILHDYLNTSAPDKRAIGSEKVGWNSSSYLMPYVNNPRNAYHIANNAPKEDFVLQSHSSTSRKLEKRGTLESWQQEIGKYAEDNHVLEFVASAAFTAPLLEPTNQEGFAILLCGNSSIGKSTALSVANSIWGSGKPSSFRITDNAAESLLKNCNDGLVTLDELGQAQASSLGDIIYMITNGIGKGRAKKNGEAQAVSAFKVVVIASGEVGAEGKLAEKGKSVTAGQSVRLIDLNAVMEHGIFNTLHHFNSGSELSDHLKKASVDNQGVVIDEFLKYITANFDEVLEEIKNGIERWLSECCPKTNNGQILRVAHKFALIGVVGEIAIKALILPFKQAACVKAAEVMFNKWLEGRGGERSHELTQIIRNLKVLLGEGINRFLNVDGTEEGKNIKTAGYKRIASVSDEQDISQEALEEAYILPTVFDSEVLEGKSRKLFIPELVSLGILKIDNKDGQFTNSVRIAKQGKKRAFVIIPSALEELSL comes from the coding sequence ATGGCTAATTTATCTAATATTCAAAAAGAAACAATAACAACAGAAGAAAATTTAACTCCTGAAGAAATACAAGAGCTAATCCATCCGTCCGAGGATGAACCAAATGCACAACATCCTTTAACTAAGCGTTTTTACTTAGCCGAGGACGTAGTCGGCAAACAAATAGAAGGTATCCCTCTAATCACTATCGATAGCACTAAGGATTACAACGAAAAGTTTGGTTGCGTGCCAGATTATTATTTTTCTTACTTTAACGGAAACGGAGATTTTGTTTTTTATATAACTCGTTACAACAAAGAAAACACTAAAAGCGGAAAAAAAGAGACTAGACCCCTAAGATTTAACAAAGATAAGAACAAGTGGTGGAAGTCTTTAAATAAGGAAGAAACCAGACCTTTATATAATCTGTTAGAGTTAAAGCAACGCCCTAATGCAAAAGTAATAGTGGTAGAAGGCGAGTTGAAAGCTGAAATCGCAAAGGATTTATTCCCTGAATGCGTTATCGTTGCTTCTTCATTCGGTGGTAAAGCTTTTTCTAAAACAGATTGGTCCGAATTAAAGAATAGAGAAGTGGTAATAGCTCCAGATAATGATAAAACGGGAACGGAATACGGCGAAGCGGTCATAAAACAACTAAAGAAAAACAGAGCCGCTAAAATTGAGTTGTTACTACCAAAAACCTTAGGGCAATACATTATCCAAAATAACAAGTGGGTCAAAAGAGACGGGGAAGTACCGCCGAAATATGACGTAGCAAACGCAGTAGCGGACGGATGGACTAGAGAACTTGTGCAAAAAGCTATGGTTGAGTTTAGATCGTTCTTTACTCCGATAGTAACAAATGAATTTATAGAAGATACTGAGAATGTTTATGAGAATGAAGAAGTTTTAAGGTTAGGAAATTATACCTTTAAGCTTGGAGGTAAAACTCTGTTTTTGGAACATATAATCAAAGAAAAGCCCCTTTATGATGCTGGTGGAAATATAAACGATCTCGGCTTAGTTATAAAGACCAAGCAGGTTTGGATACCTTTAAGCGGTCATGTAAAAGTAACTCACCTTATTAGAGATATCGAGAGTAATAACTGGGGGCTGCTTGTAAATATGATTGATATAGACGGCAGAGAAAAAGATATCGTTATTCACAAAAAGGATTTAGCTACCGACAAATCGACTATGGAACTATTGCTAGGTAGAGGCTTACGAATTAACAAGCTTAAAAAGGTTGTAGGTAACTTGTTAATGGGGGAAATCTTACACGATTATCTTAATACCAGCGCTCCTGACAAAAGAGCAATAGGCTCTGAAAAAGTAGGGTGGAACAGTAGCAGTTACCTCATGCCTTACGTAAACAATCCAAGAAATGCTTATCACATAGCCAACAACGCCCCTAAAGAAGATTTTGTTTTACAATCTCACTCCTCGACTTCAAGAAAACTAGAAAAGCGTGGAACTTTAGAAAGTTGGCAGCAAGAAATAGGAAAATATGCGGAAGATAACCACGTATTAGAATTTGTAGCCAGTGCCGCTTTTACCGCTCCGTTACTTGAACCTACAAACCAAGAAGGCTTTGCTATTCTTCTTTGCGGAAATTCTAGCATAGGAAAAAGCACCGCACTATCTGTAGCTAATTCAATTTGGGGAAGCGGCAAGCCTTCTTCTTTTAGAATTACCGATAATGCGGCAGAAAGTTTGCTAAAGAATTGCAATGACGGCTTAGTTACTCTTGATGAGTTGGGACAGGCTCAAGCGTCCTCTTTAGGTGATATAATTTATATGATTACCAACGGCATAGGTAAGGGCAGAGCTAAGAAAAACGGCGAAGCTCAAGCGGTTTCTGCATTTAAAGTTGTGGTGATAGCTAGCGGTGAAGTTGGTGCGGAAGGAAAACTAGCCGAGAAAGGAAAGAGTGTTACGGCAGGACAAAGCGTAAGGTTGATAGACTTAAACGCTGTAATGGAACACGGAATTTTTAATACCTTGCATCATTTTAACAGCGGCAGTGAATTATCCGACCATCTCAAGAAAGCTAGCGTTGATAATCAAGGTGTGGTTATCGATGAATTTTTGAAATATATAACCGCTAATTTTGATGAGGTGTTAGAAGAAATAAAAAACGGCATTGAGCGTTGGCTATCCGAATGCTGCCCTAAAACTAACAACGGGCAAATTCTGAGAGTGGCTCACAAATTCGCTTTAATCGGTGTTGTAGGCGAAATCGCAATTAAAGCTCTCATACTTCCTTTTAAACAAGCAGCTTGCGTAAAAGCCGCTGAAGTAATGTTTAACAAATGGTTAGAAGGCAGAGGCGGTGAGCGTTCGCACGAGCTAACACAAATTATAAGGAATTTAAAAGTTCTGCTAGGCGAAGGTATTAATAGATTTCTCAATGTTGACGGCACGGAAGAGGGGAAGAATATAAAAACGGCTGGTTATAAAAGGATAGCCTCGGTAAGTGATGAGCAGGATATCTCGCAAGAAGCGTTAGAAGAAGCGTATATACTTCCTACTGTTTTTGATAGCGAGGTACTAGAAGGAAAAAGTCGCAAGCTGTTTATACCCGAGTTGGTAAGCTTAGGAATTTTAAAAATTGATAATAAAGACGGACAATTTACAAATTCCGTAAGAATTGCCAAGCAAGGAAAAAAAAGAGCATTCGTAATTATCCCTTCTGCGCTTGAGGAGTTAAGTTTATGA
- a CDS encoding AbrB/MazE/SpoVT family DNA-binding domain-containing protein: MLASKVTEKYQATIPTEVRSFLHLNKGDRIRFKIEEGKVTVQKLPYTDHEYLDSLSRTLPEWLSQEDEEAYSDL, translated from the coding sequence ATGTTAGCTTCTAAAGTCACTGAAAAATATCAAGCCACTATTCCCACCGAAGTAAGAAGCTTTTTGCATTTAAACAAGGGGGACAGAATAAGGTTTAAGATTGAAGAGGGCAAGGTAACAGTACAGAAATTGCCTTATACCGATCACGAATATTTAGACTCTTTGTCAAGAACACTTCCAGAATGGTTATCTCAAGAAGACGAAGAAGCTTACAGTGATTTATAA
- a CDS encoding DUF805 domain-containing protein, translating to MWNNIYNLLFNKFFTFKGRSDRKEYILKSLLFILCFIIWSYSGNFSSNNNFLLKLYEIIIFILLLIMFLQSIPLNVRRLHDVNCSGWWTLISFIPFGQPVMLFLMIIKGTSGTNKYGEEPTYELPT from the coding sequence ATGTGGAATAATATTTATAATTTATTATTTAATAAATTTTTTACTTTTAAAGGTCGTAGCGATAGAAAAGAATATATATTAAAATCATTATTATTTATTCTATGTTTTATAATATGGTCGTATTCTGGAAATTTTAGTAGTAACAACAACTTTTTATTAAAATTGTACGAAATAATAATTTTTATTCTTTTACTAATTATGTTTTTACAATCAATTCCATTAAATGTAAGAAGATTGCATGATGTTAATTGTAGTGGATGGTGGACATTAATTTCATTTATACCTTTCGGCCAACCTGTGATGCTATTTCTTATGATCATAAAAGGAACTTCTGGCACTAACAAATATGGTGAAGAACCTACGTATGAACTACCAACCTAA